Within the Heterodontus francisci isolate sHetFra1 unplaced genomic scaffold, sHetFra1.hap1 HAP1_SCAFFOLD_43, whole genome shotgun sequence genome, the region gtgtaaaaccgctcgggctgtttgcaccagagaatgtttgatgtgtaatgtaaatactgtaaatataacctgtgcaggcagggatggtgagatacctcatgtactttattgaaggaaactgatctgtattgtaccttatgtaatattaaaattgaactgctttgcaatgtaattgcacaaattatatgaataaattacattttgtgcaaaagaaagcagctttcctgtcaacacacaccttgtctcagggcacaactttcctgtgatcttgtcatacccaacttcgctctgtatcttctgacacacacactttacagtctgtcatttccaaaaacaagcattctaaaatcaaaagaccttttgtttatttctcctttcttttcatttctcctctattcttctcaatcactcccttcaacagtcctattcagatcaaggtggaatgtgaatagtgtcacaactcacctctgacactattattacccttctcttctcttgtcttattcaatgggaaagttttattcaccagtctgttgctgttttacattcttgccataccatctggtattgcatccatctgaattatgtgctttcatggccttatatttcttttccacttctgaatgatttgtttgcttcagttccattcaaccaggctggaccacagggaagcttagaacaaagaacgaagaacagtacagcacaggaacagaccattcggccctccaagcctgcgccgatcttgatgcctgcctaaactaacaccttctgcacttccgtggcctatatccctctattcccttcctattcatgtatttgtcaagatgtctcttaaaggtcgctatcgtatctgcttccaccacctcccctggcagcaagttccaggcactcaccaccctctgtgtaaaaaacgtgcctcgcacatcccctctaaactttgcacctcgcaccttaaacctatgtcccttagtaactgactcttccaccctgggaaaaaacttctgactatccactctgtccatgccgctcataactttgtaaacctctatcatgtcgcccctccacctccgtcgttccagtgaaaacaatctgagtttttccaacctctcctcatagctaatgccctccagaccaggcaacatcctggtaaacctcctctgtaccctctccaaagcctccacgtccttctggtagtgtggcgaccagaattgcacgcaatattctcagtgtggcctaactaaggttctgtacagctgcaacatgacttgccaattttaatactctataccccgaccgatgaaggcaagcatgccgtatgccttcttgactaccttctccacctgcgttgccactttcagtgacctttgccttgggtgggtccacgttgatccattacattcagaatcacctccttgaaataactccatagtacaacgacagtaaccacacagaatctgcttcaaacactcctccacattttatctgttctgactgtcaacacctccagctcttttgtttaagtggaacccatcaggtttgtataggctccttctattctgaaagctgtagcactggttcagggaattcagccctgtttctctactctcaaggctcagccatgcttgatctgcgtggtattttgcttttattgcaacgttacaagacctccaatcctctggaaaacgatggtcagaccttccactatttcttccctggcttcattcaacagcctggggtaaatttcatctggtcctggtgatttatccacattcaaggatgctcatcccattaagacttcctctctcctttggttatcacgtccaatacttcacactcctcgtccttcataacaatatctgcatcaccccctcatttgagaagacagaaatgtattcattaaggatattggcaacatcttccaccccgatacaaaggttacatttttgatcttttatgtgccctgctgtttgctcagttgcctctgactcgaatgttttgatgcaacatctttgggtccattgttattttgcttgtccatgttctttcctgttctctctttgctcttcaccgctgctcccaaacgcctccagtgcagtcaaaacgcaAGGTGTCAGAagggggattcgaacccatgcctccAATGGAGACGgcgacctaaacgcagcgccttaaaccgctcggccatcctgaccgcctACTGGCTGTcattaatgctaaggaaattattcattctttgtgaaagtatttgtgagattgtggaaatgtctggaagaggaaagaccagcgggaaagctcgggccaaggccaagtctcgctcctcccggactggactgcagttcccggtgggccgtgttcacaggctcctgagaaagggcaactatgctgagcgtgtgggtgctggagccccggtctatctggctgctgtgctcgagtatctgaccgctgaaatcctcgagctggccggttacgcgacccgggacaacaagaagacccgcatcatccccagacacctgcagctggccgtccgcaacgacgaggagctcaacaagctgctgggaggggtgactatcgctcagggcggggtgctgcctcatatccaggccttgctgctgcccaagaaaaccagcactcgagctcccagaaaaagtaaagcggccaaaatgtcatctcagaaaccaaaggctcttttcagagccacccacagtctctgtgaaagaactggttactgtcaggagggaatcagtgatggagttattgtaacagtggattgacctgtttcacatctgtccaggtgtgttttcagttccctctctggatttcgctctgtttctctgctcacacatctccccctctagttaagtaaagaactgaactacagggtgtcagaatcaacaatttaataaatcccgctgccttcgatttgatcaatcccgagattatccccgtacattaacgggaactggttcggagctgatgaattaatttaataatggaatggtccgggttaattctctgtttttcatttggacagtttgaattgtgttttttttttctctccggtgatctgagcgccgcttctcaatgagaatctgctcccagaacagagtaaatgcaggaaggaagaggccattctcgggctgtgtgtctctctcctaacctgatctgtttggaccgcactgttcccagaggacggaatcagtgagagttgtgcacacacaggagctgagtccattgcagcgctttaatatgtgccttctcccctgccctccctattctccggacacagagctgtctgtttcccccggcggcgggatagagtcggggattctctccccgcagtgtcagggtctgcaaccccggggaactggcggtttcagtcagagtgaccgagctgcctttcaggactctccccctgaatttgtgaactgagactacaccgaacacatctccagttagagtgagggccggacatccttctgttttattacagagagtgtggaaagggctgggtggaggggatgtcagcgagtcaccagggatcctggatttactccaaatcatttccatgtggaatctgcaggcggggccgggacagggatcatttgatcaggggatcagctctttcctgagagatgtgggtggctctgagaagagcctttgtgttcagatgtttacaagtttcccgcgctctttcacttctttccagaccctgctttctgagccttcactgctttcggcttgaccttgctcttccatgtcagcaatttcttcagcgcctttctgcccgccgcactcttgccttttttgaccttcctcgcaggagactttttctgaagcactgctttcttcaccgccttatttggcgttgccgccgctttgctgctcgttttcttggctgttacttcctttgttgtcactttcttggctgctggtttcttcaccaatgatttcttgtctgctggtttctaacgaaggatttattgtctgctggtttcttcactaaagatttcttggctgctgatttcttcactaaagatttcttgtctactggtgtcttcactaaaaatttcttagctgctggtttcttcactaaagatttcttgtctgctggtttcttcactaaagatttcttggctgctggtttcttcatgaaatatttcttgtctgctagtttcttcatgaaagatttcttgtctgctggtttcttcactaaagatttcttatctgctggtttcttcactaaagatttcttggctgctggtggcttcgctaaagatttcttggttgctggtttcttcactaaagatttcttgtctgctggtttcttcactaaagatttcttgtctgctagtttcttcaccttctttcccacttttccctgggttttccttcttgctgattttttaaggagccggaggctccctgtcccttgctctgcaccagggagcgtttgtttacattcctcttgatactttgcttgatctgggtcctgagcttctccacatcgacaccgctgctacccagagccttctttatggcggccagggacatccccttgcgatcgctgaaagacggcacaatcttgaggatctgttcgcccaacgggagaccggctggcttgttccggggagccgccttcttcttcttgggggtcttgacttgggcggcggcggcggctggaggagccgtttgggcggctgcactatcggtcatgtccgggactctgcacaaattctcactgtcagtgtgaactgggtcagaaatgaagccggtgatggtggcacagagcaacttcaaggcagagagaggacggggcggagacaagctgctgtcagctctcggctcctgctgtctctctgtgtttctctctcctcacaaactctacaattccattgaaattcagagactccagacttccagactagatctttcctgtctctcactccagtatgtttgctgttgaaaagctttcactaggattgaggactccattttccatttaacctggttttattgctgcactgaccgccctctctcacccctcgctgacatgttctctacttttcaactgaaatcttgaaattaaaaaaaatgatcccgaattcccactttggggctgagcagggagcagggcggttctttgactggaagatcatttgattttacacaagaatgactctgaaatccggcgatgagagcggacccacaaacacagtggcttcagactaacccgccctcccctttaatacaatctctcttccacaatattcacatctgcatattcacaggacaaactgttccctgaatgtcgagttcccaggacaggttttcccctccgctcggtctgtgctgcggattctcgggggtgagttgtattttctcagctcagtcagtgttaaacagtctggggccggcgctccgaatattgtctgttaaccagagtctgctacaagagccaatcacagttgtgactttttttattcgttcatgggatttgggtgtgagtccagaaccaggggtcataatctaaggatacggggtaaacctttcaggttgtcctttctctctctgcccctctctctgccgacacccacccccggtctcctctctccctcttactctcctctctctctctccctctctctgacagttgcagagagcgagaactctcagctttatggttcgtcttttttaaaaaatcgcagccgtcagtttcacagctgacaggtgctttgagcagagacagcacttccgaaactcggacaagctcgggtttttctggagggcttttaaattaaatcagaactgccggaaagctccgaacttgtccgaggttctgaaacgttgtctctgctctcaggacctgtcagctgtgaaactgacggctgcgatttgattgaaagtcagactggtctggaagaagaagccaatgggaaatttctcatccctgaaattatcagtcacggaccgaactgttttaacgtggacactggtgtccatgtacagacatgttgccaacccctgttcatcacacagacttaccaatcacacactgatcaacgccaacaaataatttgacttttttattgaagactgacaatactatatacaatttacaggagagtattacaggcacatcttaccggggatcatcccatctcctactctgtcacatactgtatgacatcacttcctgaactgatgatgcacacacgagttaccaattccttgaaacaaagagtaggcataaatgggccattttctcattggcaggatgtgactggtggagtgccacaaggatcagtgcttggggttcaattatttactatctatattaatgacatggaggagggggcagagtgtaatatatccaaatttgctgatgatacaaaaataggtagggcatgttgtcatgaagacataaggaatctccaaggggatatagataggttgagtgagtgggcaaaaacttggcagatggagtttaatgtaggaaattgtgaggtcatacactttggtaggaagaatcaaaatgcagactattatataaatagacagagactccaaaaaagagggatctgggtgttcttgtgattgaaacacaaaaagttagcatgcaggtgcagcaaataattaagagggcaaatggaattttggcctttattgctagggggctggagtttaaaaatagggaagtcttgttaaagctgtacagggtgttggtgaggccacacctggagtgctgtgtacagtttaggtccccgtatttaagaaaggatatattggcattggatacagtcaaaagagattcactcggctgattcctgggagaaaggggttgacttatcaagaatggctaacaagttaggcctttatacattaaagtttagaagaataagggtgatctttttgaaatgtataagattctgagggggcttgacagggtagatgtttccactagtgggggaatctcaaactaggtgacatagttacagaataaggggacagtcatttaaaactgagatgcaaaggaatttcttctctcagagggtagtgaatgtctggaattctcgacccagagagttgtggaggctaaatcactgaaagcatttaaagaggaggcagatagatttttgaaatattggggagttgagggctatgaggagctggcacgaaagaggagttgaggtctggggcaaatcatccctgatcttattaaatggtggggcaggctttggggactgaatggcctactcctgctcctatttcctatgttcttataagggggctacaaagagatgtagatcggtttagtgagtgggcaacaacctggcaaatggagtaaaatgcgggaaagtgtgaaattgtccactttggcgggaagaataaaaaagaagcatattatctaaatggtgagagattgcagagccctgagatgcagag harbors:
- the LOC137364974 gene encoding histone H2A-like; protein product: MSGRGKTSGKARAKAKSRSSRTGLQFPVGRVHRLLRKGNYAERVGAGAPVYLAAVLEYLTAEILELAGYATRDNKKTRIIPRHLQLAVRNDEELNKLLGGVTIAQGGVLPHIQALLLPKKTSTSEINTHIHETDSYNVNPTLTYQRMLGTE